In the Streptomyces fradiae ATCC 10745 = DSM 40063 genome, one interval contains:
- a CDS encoding response regulator, with protein sequence MTTTEPITGPTTAPAPGPTTAPAPGPTTAPASGPAPAPTLGSTPAPIPAPVPEPIKVLLADDQALLRSAFRVLVESEPDMRVVGEAANGAEAVALARATSPDVVLMDIRMPGTDGLAATREISADPDLGDVHVVMLTTFEVDEYVVQSLRAGACGFLGKGAEPEELLSAIRVAAAGDALLSPAATKGLIATFLAQSPQGPHGPGGTAGGGAPPGGSAPHAARLAGLTGREREVLVHVAAGLSNDEIAARLEVSPLTVKTHVNRAMAKLGARDRAQLVVIAYESGLVRPRVD encoded by the coding sequence ATGACGACGACCGAGCCGATCACCGGACCGACCACCGCACCGGCCCCAGGGCCGACCACCGCACCGGCCCCAGGGCCGACCACCGCACCGGCCTCAGGACCGGCCCCCGCACCGACCCTCGGGTCGACCCCCGCACCGATCCCCGCACCGGTCCCCGAGCCGATCAAGGTGCTGCTCGCCGACGACCAGGCCCTGCTGCGCAGCGCGTTCCGGGTGCTGGTCGAGTCGGAGCCGGACATGCGGGTCGTCGGGGAGGCGGCGAACGGCGCCGAGGCGGTCGCGCTCGCCCGCGCGACCTCGCCCGACGTGGTGCTGATGGACATCCGCATGCCGGGCACGGACGGCCTGGCCGCCACCCGGGAGATCTCCGCCGACCCGGACCTGGGCGACGTCCACGTCGTGATGCTGACGACGTTCGAGGTGGACGAGTACGTGGTGCAGTCGCTGCGCGCCGGGGCGTGCGGCTTCCTCGGCAAGGGCGCCGAGCCGGAGGAGCTGCTGAGCGCCATCAGGGTCGCCGCCGCGGGGGACGCCCTGCTGTCGCCGGCCGCCACCAAGGGGCTGATCGCCACGTTCCTGGCGCAGAGCCCGCAAGGCCCGCACGGGCCGGGGGGCACGGCCGGGGGCGGCGCGCCCCCCGGCGGATCCGCCCCGCACGCCGCACGGCTGGCCGGGCTGACCGGCCGGGAACGGGAGGTCCTGGTCCACGTGGCCGCGGGGCTCTCCAACGACGAGATCGCCGCGCGGCTGGAGGTCAGCCCCCTCACCGTCAAGACCCATGTGAACCGGGCCATGGCCAAACTCGGGGCCCGCGACCGCGCCCAGCTGGTCGTCATCGCGTACGAGTCGGGGTTGGTACGCCCGAGGGTGGACTGA
- a CDS encoding sensor histidine kinase codes for MPAQGNALTRCRDWLRAHPLACDAVLAAAVLGAMVLGSFVEPHGDGTGPTFSARTPRPLSVVLMVVGAAALVARRRAPVRVLVCTGAAAVSDFAAGDPHAPVAMSTVVALYTVASRTDRPTTWRVGLATMAVLTAAAMSFGSAPWYTQQNLGVFAWTGMAAAAGDAVRSRRAFVDAIRERAERAERTREEEARRRVAEERLRIARDLHDVVAHHIALVNVQAGVAAHVMDRRPDQAKEALAHVREASRRALDELRATVGLLRQSGDPAAPTEPAPGLAVLDDLLEGFRHAGLPVRVARTDQDTHLPAAVDLAAYRIVQEALTNVRKHAGPGATAEVSVLRVGRTVEVTVLDDGGTAAPAAPAEGPAPARGEPDRPGVRAPAPRPAPADRTTADRTPADRTAPAVATVSTRPAGGARTTPAGGTAPAARTPARRSALRAGPASGTGAAPDARTPEGPAPTGGGHGLVGMRERVAALGGALTTGPRYGGGYRVRAILPLTTRSGEDLVP; via the coding sequence GTGCCGGCCCAAGGAAACGCCCTCACGCGCTGCCGCGACTGGCTGCGCGCGCACCCGCTCGCCTGCGACGCCGTGCTGGCCGCCGCCGTACTCGGGGCGATGGTCCTCGGGTCCTTCGTCGAGCCGCACGGCGACGGCACCGGCCCCACCTTCAGCGCGCGCACCCCGCGCCCCCTGAGCGTCGTGCTCATGGTGGTGGGCGCCGCCGCGCTGGTGGCCCGCCGCCGCGCGCCCGTGCGGGTCCTGGTCTGCACGGGCGCGGCCGCCGTCTCGGACTTCGCCGCCGGGGACCCGCACGCACCGGTCGCGATGAGCACCGTCGTCGCCCTGTACACGGTCGCCTCCCGCACCGACCGGCCCACGACGTGGCGGGTCGGCCTCGCCACGATGGCGGTCCTGACCGCCGCCGCCATGTCCTTCGGCTCCGCGCCGTGGTACACCCAGCAGAACCTGGGCGTCTTCGCCTGGACGGGCATGGCCGCCGCGGCGGGCGACGCCGTCCGCAGCCGGCGGGCGTTCGTGGACGCCATACGGGAGCGCGCCGAGCGGGCCGAGCGCACCCGCGAGGAGGAGGCCCGCCGCCGCGTGGCCGAGGAGCGGCTGCGCATCGCGCGCGACCTGCACGACGTGGTCGCCCACCACATCGCCCTCGTCAACGTCCAGGCCGGGGTCGCCGCGCACGTCATGGACCGCCGTCCCGACCAGGCGAAGGAGGCCCTCGCGCACGTCCGGGAGGCGAGCCGCCGCGCGCTCGACGAGCTGCGCGCCACGGTGGGGCTGCTGCGCCAGTCCGGGGACCCGGCCGCCCCCACCGAGCCCGCGCCCGGCCTGGCCGTCCTCGACGACCTGCTGGAGGGGTTCCGGCACGCGGGCCTGCCGGTCCGGGTGGCCCGCACCGACCAGGACACCCACCTCCCGGCGGCGGTGGACCTCGCCGCGTACCGGATCGTCCAGGAGGCGCTGACCAACGTCCGCAAGCACGCGGGTCCGGGCGCCACGGCCGAGGTGAGCGTGCTGCGGGTGGGCCGGACGGTCGAGGTCACCGTCCTGGACGACGGGGGCACCGCCGCGCCCGCCGCCCCCGCCGAAGGGCCGGCCCCCGCCCGCGGGGAGCCGGACCGGCCCGGCGTACGCGCCCCCGCCCCCCGCCCCGCGCCCGCCGACCGCACCACCGCCGACCGCACGCCCGCCGACCGGACCGCCCCCGCCGTCGCGACCGTCTCCACCCGCCCCGCCGGCGGGGCCAGGACCACCCCGGCCGGCGGGACCGCCCCCGCCGCCCGCACCCCGGCCCGCCGGAGCGCCCTCCGTGCGGGCCCGGCGTCCGGGACCGGCGCGGCCCCCGACGCCCGGACCCCCGAGGGCCCCGCCCCCACGGGCGGCGGGCACGGGCTCGTCGGGATGCGGGAGCGGGTGGCGGCGCTCGGCGGGGCCCTCACGACCGGGCCCCGGTACGGGGGCGGCTACCGGGTGCGGGCGATACTTCCCCTCACCACACGCTCCGGGGAGGACCTGGTCCCATGA
- the pspAA gene encoding PspA-associated protein PspAA, whose amino-acid sequence MIVRIMGEGQVRLADSHFPELDELDDELLAEMEAGDGAGFRRTLHALLDRVRELGTPLPDDSLEPSELILPAPDATLEEVRSLLSDDGLIPGR is encoded by the coding sequence ATGATCGTGCGGATCATGGGGGAGGGCCAGGTGAGACTGGCCGACAGCCACTTCCCCGAGCTGGACGAGCTGGACGACGAACTGCTCGCGGAGATGGAGGCCGGTGACGGCGCCGGCTTCCGCCGCACCCTGCACGCCCTGCTGGACCGCGTCCGCGAGCTGGGCACACCGCTCCCCGACGACTCCCTGGAGCCGTCCGAGCTGATCCTCCCGGCACCGGACGCGACGCTGGAGGAAGTGCGCTCCCTCCTCTCCGACGACGGGCTGATCCCCGGCCGGTAG
- a CDS encoding PspA/IM30 family protein, whose protein sequence is MSGVMKRMGMIFRAKANKALDRAEDPRETLDYSYQKQLELLQKVRRGVADVATSRKRLELQLNQLQGQSAKLEDQGRKALALGREDLAREALSRRAALQQQVTDLETQHQTLQGEEEKLTLAAQRLQAKVDAFRTRKETIKATYTAAQAQTRIAESFSGISEEMSDVGVAIQRAEDKTAQLQARAGAIDELLASGALDDQSGLAKDDIQAELDRLSGGTDVELELQRMKAELAGGTSAQQQAIEGGDGAQQQGQAQGEGRQAPRFDKS, encoded by the coding sequence ATGAGCGGTGTGATGAAGCGTATGGGGATGATCTTCCGCGCGAAGGCGAACAAGGCCCTGGACCGGGCCGAGGACCCGCGCGAGACCCTCGACTACTCCTACCAGAAGCAGCTTGAGCTGCTCCAGAAGGTGCGGCGCGGCGTGGCCGACGTCGCCACCTCCCGCAAGCGCCTCGAACTCCAGCTCAACCAGCTGCAGGGCCAGTCCGCCAAGCTGGAGGACCAGGGCCGCAAGGCGCTGGCGCTCGGCCGCGAGGACCTCGCCCGCGAGGCGCTGTCCCGGCGGGCCGCGCTCCAGCAGCAGGTCACCGACCTGGAGACGCAGCACCAGACGCTCCAGGGCGAGGAGGAGAAGCTGACGCTCGCCGCGCAGCGCCTCCAGGCCAAGGTGGACGCCTTCCGCACGCGCAAGGAGACCATCAAGGCCACGTACACGGCCGCGCAGGCCCAGACCCGCATCGCCGAGTCGTTCTCCGGCATCTCGGAGGAGATGAGCGACGTGGGCGTGGCCATCCAGCGCGCCGAGGACAAGACGGCGCAGCTCCAGGCCCGCGCGGGCGCGATCGACGAGCTGCTCGCCTCCGGTGCCCTGGACGACCAGTCGGGTCTCGCCAAGGACGACATCCAGGCCGAGCTGGACCGCCTGTCGGGCGGTACGGACGTGGAGCTGGAGCTCCAGCGCATGAAGGCCGAGCTGGCCGGCGGGACGAGCGCGCAGCAGCAGGCCATCGAGGGCGGCGACGGCGCGCAGCAGCAGGGCCAGGCGCAGGGCGAGGGCCGGCAGGCACCGAGGTTCGACAAGAGCTGA
- a CDS encoding DUF3043 domain-containing protein: protein MFRSRSKDEKAPTGKVTADLSKQPRDPQAPKGRPTPKRSEAQSQRRRAVTPTLDRKEAMRRQREARRADLARQREALATGDERFLPARDRGPVRRFVRDFVDSRFFVAEMFLPLAVVILVLSVIQVGQMQTIATVLWLGVIVLIVVDSIGLAIRLRKQLKQRFPDTPKRGAVAYALMRSLQMRRLRLPKPQVKRGERP, encoded by the coding sequence GTGTTCCGTAGCCGTTCGAAGGATGAGAAGGCCCCCACCGGCAAGGTGACGGCGGACCTCTCCAAGCAGCCCCGCGACCCGCAGGCCCCCAAGGGCCGCCCCACCCCGAAGCGGAGCGAGGCCCAGTCCCAGCGCCGCCGCGCGGTGACGCCGACGCTCGACCGCAAGGAGGCGATGCGCCGCCAGCGCGAGGCCCGGCGTGCCGACCTGGCCCGCCAGCGCGAGGCCCTGGCCACCGGCGACGAGCGCTTCCTGCCCGCCCGCGACCGCGGCCCCGTCCGCCGGTTCGTGCGCGACTTCGTCGACTCCCGGTTCTTCGTCGCCGAGATGTTCCTGCCGCTCGCGGTGGTCATCCTGGTCCTGTCGGTGATCCAGGTCGGTCAGATGCAGACGATCGCCACGGTGCTGTGGCTGGGCGTCATCGTCCTGATCGTCGTCGACTCCATCGGCCTGGCGATCCGTCTGCGCAAGCAGCTCAAGCAGCGCTTCCCGGACACCCCGAAGCGCGGCGCGGTGGCGTACGCCCTGATGCGCTCGCTCCAGATGCGCCGCCTGCGGCTGCCGAAGCCGCAGGTCAAACGGGGAGAGCGGCCCTGA
- a CDS encoding class I SAM-dependent methyltransferase yields the protein MTTGPGGLRDTVRQEIVARQLDEQIGARYPVGQRLRILDVGMGQGTQALRLARAGHTVTGLESDPELLRAAREALSGEPAGIRERFRLIEGDGRETGVHFLPGSFDVVLCHGVLMYVDEPDAMLAGLARMLAPGGLLSLVVRNADALAMRPGLAGDWAGALAAFDADTCAGERGVPARADRLDTLTATLAGIAAPLQAWYGVRVFTETVPGDEGLPAAQELDRLLAAEDRAGRTDPYRRVASLLHLCGVRG from the coding sequence CTGACGACGGGTCCCGGCGGACTGCGCGACACGGTCCGCCAGGAGATCGTCGCCCGCCAGCTCGACGAGCAGATCGGCGCCCGCTACCCGGTGGGCCAGCGGCTGCGGATACTCGACGTCGGCATGGGCCAGGGCACGCAGGCCCTGCGGCTCGCGCGGGCCGGGCACACGGTGACCGGACTGGAGTCCGACCCCGAGCTGCTGCGGGCGGCCCGCGAGGCCCTGTCCGGTGAGCCCGCCGGGATCCGGGAGCGGTTCCGGCTGATCGAGGGCGACGGCCGGGAGACCGGCGTCCACTTCCTGCCGGGCAGCTTCGACGTCGTGCTCTGCCACGGCGTGCTGATGTACGTCGACGAGCCCGACGCCATGCTCGCCGGGCTCGCCCGCATGCTGGCCCCCGGCGGCCTGCTGTCCCTGGTGGTACGGAACGCCGACGCGCTGGCCATGCGGCCGGGGCTGGCCGGGGACTGGGCGGGCGCCCTCGCCGCGTTCGACGCGGACACCTGCGCGGGAGAGCGGGGGGTGCCCGCGCGCGCCGACCGGCTCGACACGCTGACGGCCACGCTCGCCGGCATCGCGGCGCCGCTGCAGGCCTGGTACGGCGTGCGGGTCTTCACCGAGACGGTGCCCGGCGACGAGGGGCTGCCCGCGGCGCAGGAGCTGGACCGGCTGCTGGCCGCCGAGGACCGCGCGGGGCGCACCGACCCGTACCGGCGCGTGGCGTCGCTGCTGCACCTGTGCGGCGTCCGGGGCTGA
- a CDS encoding ABC transporter ATP-binding protein: MSSESSVDKGAATPRLPARETWRALYRHFRPHRAVVALGTLLALVGTVAGLAQPLAAKALVERLGREESITGVLLALTALVVAGTAVQAVGSYVLERTAESVVLAARRSLIGRLLRLRLAEVERTQPGDLMSRITSDTTLLRAVTTQSVVSAVTGGVGFLATLVMMLLMDAVLLGVTLGVIVLIGGAFALAMPRIAEATRRSQEAVGEISSRLERVFGAFRTVKASGAEERETAAVEAAAQEAWRHGVKAAKWQALAGSSVGLAIQVSFLAVLGIGGARVASGAITVAELIAFLLYLFYLMEPVSQLVEAATQYQKGSAAIARVEEAERLAVEDPAGAAGGSAARVPAGAAGSAAGAAGSPVGGAGSTAGGGASAGGGASVVFENVAFRYRDDLPYVHHGVSFEVPGPGMTAFVGPSGAGKTTVFGLVERFYEATGGRVLVDGRDVRDWPVAELRASIGYVEQDAPVLAGTLRDNLLFAAPDATEGDIREVLVRARLDALVERLPEGLDTLVGHRGSKLSGGERQRVAVARALLRKPRLLLLDEATSQLDAVNELALRDVVAEAARDVTVLVVAHRLSTVTLADRIVVMDAGRVRAVGTHDELVAGDPLYGELAATQFLAARA; this comes from the coding sequence GTGAGTAGTGAGAGCTCTGTGGACAAGGGCGCCGCGACGCCCCGGCTGCCCGCGCGGGAGACCTGGCGGGCGCTGTACCGGCACTTCCGGCCGCACCGCGCGGTCGTCGCCCTCGGCACGCTGCTGGCGCTGGTCGGCACCGTGGCCGGACTGGCGCAGCCACTCGCCGCCAAAGCCCTGGTCGAACGGCTCGGCCGGGAGGAGTCGATCACGGGCGTGCTGCTCGCTCTGACCGCGCTGGTGGTCGCCGGGACGGCGGTCCAGGCGGTCGGCTCGTACGTCCTGGAGCGCACCGCCGAGTCGGTGGTGCTCGCCGCCCGGCGGTCGCTGATCGGGCGGCTGCTGCGGCTGCGGCTGGCGGAGGTGGAGCGGACCCAGCCGGGCGACCTGATGTCGCGGATCACCTCGGACACGACGCTGCTGCGGGCCGTGACGACCCAGTCGGTCGTCTCCGCGGTGACGGGCGGGGTCGGCTTCCTGGCCACGCTGGTGATGATGCTGCTCATGGACGCCGTGCTGCTCGGCGTGACCCTCGGGGTGATCGTGCTGATCGGCGGGGCGTTCGCGCTGGCCATGCCCAGGATCGCGGAGGCGACGCGGCGCTCGCAGGAGGCGGTCGGGGAGATATCCAGCCGTCTGGAGCGGGTCTTCGGGGCGTTCCGCACCGTGAAGGCGTCGGGCGCCGAGGAGCGGGAGACCGCCGCCGTGGAGGCCGCCGCGCAGGAGGCGTGGCGGCACGGGGTGAAGGCCGCGAAGTGGCAGGCGCTCGCCGGTTCGTCGGTGGGGCTCGCGATCCAGGTGTCGTTCCTGGCGGTGCTCGGCATCGGCGGGGCGCGGGTCGCGTCCGGGGCGATCACCGTCGCCGAGCTGATCGCGTTCCTGCTGTACCTGTTCTACCTGATGGAGCCGGTGTCGCAGCTCGTGGAGGCGGCGACGCAGTACCAGAAGGGGTCGGCGGCCATCGCCCGCGTCGAGGAGGCGGAGCGGCTGGCGGTGGAGGACCCCGCCGGGGCGGCGGGCGGCTCGGCGGCCCGGGTTCCGGCCGGGGCGGCGGGCTCGGCGGCCGGGGCGGCGGGCTCCCCGGTCGGAGGGGCGGGCTCGACGGCCGGAGGAGGGGCGTCGGCCGGAGGAGGGGCGTCGGTCGTCTTCGAGAACGTCGCCTTCCGCTACCGGGACGACCTGCCGTACGTCCACCACGGGGTGTCGTTCGAGGTGCCCGGTCCGGGCATGACCGCCTTCGTCGGCCCGTCGGGCGCCGGGAAGACGACCGTCTTCGGTCTGGTCGAGCGGTTCTACGAGGCGACCGGCGGCCGGGTCCTGGTGGACGGCAGGGACGTGCGCGACTGGCCGGTCGCCGAGCTGCGGGCCTCCATCGGGTACGTGGAGCAGGACGCCCCGGTCCTGGCGGGCACGCTCCGCGACAACCTGCTGTTCGCCGCGCCCGACGCGACGGAGGGGGACATCCGCGAGGTGCTCGTCCGGGCGCGGCTGGACGCGCTCGTGGAGCGCTTGCCGGAGGGGCTGGACACCCTGGTGGGGCACCGCGGCTCGAAGCTGTCGGGCGGCGAGCGGCAGCGGGTGGCCGTCGCCCGCGCGCTGCTGCGCAAGCCCCGGCTGCTCCTGCTGGACGAGGCCACCTCGCAGCTCGACGCGGTGAACGAGCTGGCGCTGCGGGACGTCGTCGCCGAGGCGGCGCGGGACGTGACCGTCCTGGTGGTGGCGCACCGGCTGTCCACGGTGACGCTGGCCGACCGGATCGTGGTGATGGACGCCGGCCGGGTGCGGGCGGTGGGCACGCACGACGAGCTGGTGGCGGGCGACCCGCTGTACGGGGAGCTGGCCGCGACCCAGTTCCTGGCGGCTCGCGCGTAG
- a CDS encoding S1C family serine protease, producing MDALPPRPRTPLPPLAAVAVAATAALLGGCTAAPLPAGPAAAGPRVPATAPTRAAAEPRQPGDLQSEYQTVIKNVLPSVVTIEAGDSLGSGVVYDAEGHIVTNAHVVGSARSFRVTIATREQPVAARLVSSYPEQDLAVIKLEGAPPEGVRPARFGDSAKVEVGQIVLAMGAPLGLSGSVTQGIVSAIGRTVSEGDSGGGTGATIGNMVQTSAPINPGNSGGALVNLDSEVIGIPTLAAADPELGGGTAPGIGFAIPVSMVRTVADQIVKYGSVRESGRAALGISGRTVLDDDYRPAGVAVERVTEDGAAQAAGLRVGDIITRVGGDEITTITSLLEALASMQPGQRVQVRYLREGKGRTAQVTLGEM from the coding sequence ATGGATGCCCTCCCGCCGCGCCCCCGCACGCCGCTGCCGCCCCTCGCCGCCGTGGCCGTCGCGGCCACGGCCGCCCTGCTGGGCGGCTGCACCGCCGCCCCGCTCCCCGCGGGCCCCGCGGCGGCCGGGCCCCGCGTCCCGGCGACCGCGCCGACCCGGGCGGCGGCCGAGCCGCGGCAGCCGGGCGACCTGCAGAGCGAGTACCAGACCGTCATCAAGAACGTCCTGCCGTCGGTCGTCACCATCGAAGCGGGCGACAGCCTGGGCTCGGGCGTCGTCTACGACGCCGAGGGGCACATCGTCACCAACGCCCACGTCGTCGGCTCCGCCCGCAGCTTCCGCGTCACCATCGCCACCCGCGAGCAGCCCGTCGCCGCGCGGCTGGTCTCCAGCTACCCGGAGCAGGACCTCGCCGTCATCAAACTGGAGGGCGCCCCGCCGGAGGGGGTGCGGCCCGCCCGGTTCGGGGACTCGGCGAAGGTGGAGGTCGGGCAGATCGTCCTCGCCATGGGCGCCCCGCTGGGGCTGTCCGGCTCCGTCACGCAGGGCATCGTCTCCGCGATCGGCCGCACGGTCAGCGAGGGCGACTCCGGCGGGGGGACGGGCGCGACGATCGGCAACATGGTGCAGACCTCCGCGCCGATCAACCCGGGCAACAGCGGCGGCGCGCTCGTCAACCTGGACAGCGAGGTCATCGGCATCCCGACCCTCGCGGCGGCCGACCCGGAGCTGGGCGGCGGGACGGCGCCGGGGATCGGCTTCGCCATTCCCGTGTCGATGGTGCGGACGGTCGCCGACCAGATCGTGAAGTACGGGAGCGTACGGGAGTCGGGGCGGGCCGCGCTCGGGATCTCGGGGCGGACGGTGCTGGACGACGACTACCGCCCGGCCGGGGTCGCGGTGGAGCGCGTCACGGAGGACGGCGCCGCGCAGGCGGCGGGGCTGCGGGTGGGCGACATCATCACGCGGGTGGGCGGCGACGAGATCACCACGATCACCTCGCTGCTGGAGGCCCTGGCGTCGATGCAGCCGGGGCAGCGGGTGCAGGTGCGCTACCTGCGCGAAGGCAAGGGGCGGACGGCGCAGGTCACCCTGGGCGAGATGTGA
- a CDS encoding bifunctional adenosylcobinamide kinase/adenosylcobinamide-phosphate guanylyltransferase, translating to MELTLLGTGAPAGLPRPGCPCAACATARGPYARSAASLLVDGALLLDLTPGAALAAARAGRTLTGVRQVLLTHPHDGPPVELPAGLPTAGRVPDGRELTLISGHRVRAVALDAPGTGYEVASLEGARMLYLPPGGAPAGPAARQRPYDLVALDVTGRPDALARLRAVGAVGAETDVLAVHLDHDAAPGPALDRRLGAAGARAVPDGTTLTVGAYREAPAPPRRTLVTGGARSGKSLEAERRLEAYPDVVYVATGGGRDGDAEWAARVGAHRERRPASWRTEETCEVAELLAADGPPLLVDCLSLWLTDAMDRVGAWDDGTWARTGEKALRERVAELVAAVRATRRTVVAVTNEVGSGVVPATAAGRRFRDELGRLNAAFADECEQVLLAVSGQVLVVRG from the coding sequence GTGGAACTGACTCTGCTCGGCACCGGAGCCCCGGCCGGGCTCCCCCGCCCCGGCTGCCCCTGCGCCGCGTGCGCCACCGCCCGCGGCCCCTACGCGCGCAGCGCCGCCTCGCTGCTCGTGGACGGCGCGCTGCTCCTGGACCTCACCCCCGGCGCCGCCCTGGCCGCCGCCCGCGCGGGGCGCACCCTGACGGGCGTACGGCAGGTGCTGCTCACCCACCCGCACGACGGCCCGCCCGTGGAGCTGCCCGCCGGGCTGCCGACGGCCGGCCGGGTGCCGGACGGCCGGGAGCTCACCCTCATCAGCGGGCACCGGGTCCGGGCCGTGGCGCTGGACGCGCCCGGCACCGGGTACGAGGTGGCGTCCCTGGAGGGGGCCCGGATGCTGTACCTGCCGCCGGGCGGCGCCCCCGCCGGGCCGGCCGCGCGGCAGCGCCCGTACGACCTGGTCGCGCTCGACGTGACCGGCCGGCCCGACGCGCTGGCCCGGCTCCGGGCGGTGGGCGCGGTCGGGGCGGAGACCGACGTGCTCGCCGTGCACCTGGACCACGACGCGGCGCCCGGCCCCGCGCTGGACCGGCGGCTCGGCGCGGCCGGGGCCAGGGCCGTGCCCGACGGGACGACGCTGACGGTCGGCGCGTACCGGGAGGCGCCCGCGCCGCCCCGGCGCACCCTGGTGACCGGCGGCGCCCGGTCGGGCAAGTCGCTGGAGGCCGAGCGGCGCCTGGAGGCGTACCCGGACGTGGTGTACGTGGCGACGGGCGGGGGCCGGGACGGCGACGCCGAGTGGGCGGCCCGCGTCGGCGCGCACCGGGAGCGCAGGCCCGCCTCCTGGCGCACCGAGGAGACCTGCGAGGTCGCGGAGCTGCTCGCGGCGGACGGGCCGCCGCTGCTGGTCGACTGCCTGTCGCTGTGGCTGACCGACGCGATGGACCGGGTCGGCGCCTGGGACGACGGGACCTGGGCCCGCACCGGTGAGAAGGCGCTGCGGGAGCGGGTCGCGGAGCTGGTGGCCGCCGTCCGCGCGACGCGCCGCACGGTGGTCGCCGTCACCAACGAGGTGGGCTCCGGCGTCGTCCCCGCGACGGCCGCCGGGCGGCGCTTCCGGGACGAGCTGGGGCGGCTCAACGCGGCCTTCGCCGACGAGTGCGAGCAGGTGCTCCTCGCGGTGTCCGGGCAGGTCCTGGTGGTGCGCGGCTGA
- the cobT gene encoding nicotinate-nucleotide--dimethylbenzimidazole phosphoribosyltransferase, with protein sequence MSRLNLDDFSELIERPDSGTRRDAEERRERLSVPPGALGRLDELGEWLAAAQGAVPVRPVERPKLVLFAGDHGVAALDVSGRPAGAAHVLVRRVLDGASPAAVLARRAGVPVRVVDAGLDCDPALLPDDVVRRRVRRGSGRIDVADALTAEEAERAVRLGVAVADEEADSGTDLVVLGDLSVGGTTVAATLIAALCGTDASVVTGRGGAGIDDLAWMRKCAAVRDALRRARPVLGDQLALLAAVGGADFAAMTGFLLQSAVRRMPVILDGVVSAACALVAQRAAFRAPDWWLAGQVSGEPAQAKALDRMALNPLLDHGVTVGEGTGALLALPLVQAAAALAAELPVRPDQPEPQDAGGTGGMD encoded by the coding sequence ATGAGCAGGCTGAATCTCGACGACTTCTCCGAACTGATCGAGCGCCCGGACAGCGGCACCCGCAGGGACGCCGAGGAACGCCGGGAGCGGCTCTCCGTGCCGCCCGGCGCGCTCGGCCGCCTGGACGAGCTCGGGGAGTGGCTCGCCGCGGCGCAGGGCGCCGTGCCCGTACGGCCCGTGGAGCGGCCGAAGCTGGTGCTGTTCGCCGGGGACCACGGGGTGGCCGCGCTCGACGTGTCGGGCCGCCCGGCCGGGGCGGCGCACGTCCTCGTACGGCGCGTGCTCGACGGCGCCAGTCCGGCCGCCGTGCTGGCCCGGCGCGCCGGGGTGCCGGTGCGGGTCGTGGACGCGGGCCTGGACTGCGACCCCGCGCTGCTCCCCGACGACGTCGTACGGCGCCGGGTGCGGCGCGGCAGCGGGCGGATCGACGTGGCGGACGCCCTCACGGCGGAGGAGGCCGAGCGGGCGGTGCGGCTCGGTGTGGCCGTCGCCGACGAGGAGGCCGACTCGGGCACGGACCTGGTGGTCCTGGGCGACCTGAGCGTCGGCGGGACCACGGTGGCCGCGACGCTGATCGCCGCGCTGTGCGGCACCGACGCCTCGGTGGTGACCGGGCGGGGCGGCGCCGGCATCGACGACCTGGCGTGGATGCGCAAGTGCGCGGCGGTCCGCGACGCGCTGCGCCGGGCCCGGCCCGTGCTGGGCGACCAGCTGGCGCTGCTGGCGGCGGTGGGCGGCGCGGACTTCGCCGCGATGACCGGCTTCCTGCTCCAGTCGGCGGTGCGGCGGATGCCGGTGATCCTGGACGGCGTGGTGTCGGCGGCGTGCGCGCTGGTCGCGCAGCGGGCGGCGTTCCGGGCGCCGGACTGGTGGCTGGCCGGGCAGGTCAGCGGGGAGCCCGCGCAGGCGAAGGCGTTGGACCGGATGGCGCTCAACCCGCTGCTCGACCACGGCGTCACTGTGGGCGAAGGAACCGGGGCGCTGCTCGCCCTGCCCCTCGTCCAGGCCGCCGCGGCGCTCGCGGCGGAGCTGCCGGTACGGCCCGACCAGCCGGAGCCGCAGGACGCGGGCGGGACGGGCGGCATGGACTGA